One stretch of Commensalibacter melissae DNA includes these proteins:
- a CDS encoding aspartate kinase: protein MSCDIPRIVMKFGGTSVADLDRIRKVAQTVKKQVGAGCEVAVVVSAMSGVTNQLVEYCQTLNPLYDPCEYDSIVATGEQVTSGLLAIALQTMGIKARSWSGWQIPIITDDAHGRARIKQIESAALIECMQAGVVPVIAGFQGIDENKRISTLGRGGSDTSAVALAASLNATRCDIYTDVDGIYTTDPRIVKKAKRIKAIAYEEMLELASVGAKVLQTRSVELAMKEQVRVQVLSSFEDHDPSREGSLPGSLVVSEDEIVEKEQVTGIAYSLNEAKVVVKGIPDFPGVASSIFRPLAEANINVDMIVQSSGTNQTTDMTFTVPKTDLLQVQQLLEQAKDTIKFSQLLTDEDVVKISVVGIGMRSHTGVANIMFKTLAERSINVQVISTSEIKVSVIVAAEYVELAVRALHTAYGLDQMND from the coding sequence ATGTCTTGTGATATTCCCCGGATCGTAATGAAGTTTGGTGGGACGTCGGTTGCTGATTTGGATAGGATTCGTAAGGTCGCTCAAACAGTCAAAAAACAAGTTGGCGCAGGATGTGAAGTAGCCGTGGTTGTGTCAGCTATGTCAGGGGTCACAAATCAGCTGGTTGAATATTGTCAAACCCTCAATCCCCTATATGATCCTTGCGAATATGATTCAATTGTAGCGACAGGTGAACAGGTAACCAGCGGGCTTTTGGCTATTGCTTTGCAAACAATGGGGATTAAAGCACGTTCATGGTCAGGTTGGCAAATTCCCATAATTACAGATGATGCGCATGGTAGGGCCAGAATTAAACAGATTGAATCAGCAGCCCTGATAGAATGCATGCAGGCTGGAGTTGTGCCTGTTATTGCCGGATTTCAGGGAATAGATGAAAATAAGCGTATATCAACTTTGGGACGGGGTGGATCCGATACTTCGGCGGTTGCGTTGGCTGCAAGCTTGAATGCTACAAGATGTGATATTTACACGGATGTAGATGGAATTTACACAACTGATCCTAGAATAGTAAAAAAGGCAAAACGAATAAAGGCAATCGCATATGAAGAGATGTTGGAATTAGCCTCTGTCGGTGCAAAGGTCTTGCAAACCAGAAGTGTAGAATTGGCCATGAAGGAACAGGTGCGTGTTCAGGTTCTTTCAAGTTTTGAAGATCATGACCCGTCAAGGGAGGGGTCTTTGCCAGGTTCTTTAGTTGTTAGTGAGGATGAAATTGTGGAAAAAGAACAAGTAACAGGAATCGCTTATTCCTTGAATGAAGCAAAGGTGGTTGTAAAAGGTATTCCCGACTTTCCTGGAGTGGCATCTTCTATTTTCAGGCCCTTGGCAGAGGCCAATATCAATGTTGATATGATCGTGCAGAGTAGCGGGACAAATCAAACCACAGATATGACATTTACAGTGCCTAAAACGGATTTGTTACAGGTTCAACAGCTTTTGGAGCAGGCAAAAGATACAATTAAATTCTCACAATTGCTGACCGATGAGGATGTTGTAAAAATCAGTGTGGTTGGAATTGGGATGCGTTCTCATACTGGTGTCGCAAATATTATGTTTAAAACATTGGCGGAACGTTCTATAAATGTTCAAGTGATTTCCACAAGTGAAATTAAGGTTTCTGTTATTGTTGCTGCGGAGTATGTGGAATTGGCTGTACGTGCTTTACATACAGCTTATGGATTGGACCAAATGAATGACTGA
- a CDS encoding NAD(P)H-dependent flavin oxidoreductase, whose protein sequence is MTDKMNMDLVSYDQAKRELKRLWKRGTDFLGSEVAILGGAMSWVSEHHLVSAISNAGGFGVIACGAMEPEMLAVEIEATQALTKKPFGVNLITMHPKLSELIDVCLRLKVHYIVLAGGIPSSTAIRQIKDGGARVIAFAPALILAKRLLKMGVDALVIEGAEAGGHIGPVSLTVLAQEILPVIREIPVFVAGGLGRGDAIVSFLELGASGAQLGTMFAAAVESQAHERFKKAFIHASARDAVASVQLDDSFPVIPVRGLSNPGTKAFMKHQAAVIQKYRNGELSKEDAQLDIEHFWAGALRRAVKEGDVEYGSVMAGQSVGMVKEILPVADIFHTLMQQAIEALVRRQQRISDM, encoded by the coding sequence ATGACTGATAAAATGAATATGGATTTAGTTTCATATGATCAAGCAAAAAGGGAATTGAAGCGTCTGTGGAAACGTGGCACTGATTTTTTGGGAAGTGAGGTTGCCATTCTTGGCGGAGCTATGTCCTGGGTCAGTGAGCATCATCTGGTTTCAGCCATTTCCAATGCCGGGGGTTTTGGCGTGATTGCATGTGGAGCAATGGAACCCGAAATGCTAGCTGTCGAAATCGAGGCCACTCAGGCACTGACAAAAAAGCCTTTTGGGGTAAATCTGATTACGATGCATCCTAAATTGTCTGAATTGATTGATGTCTGTCTGCGTCTAAAGGTTCATTATATTGTGTTGGCAGGGGGTATTCCTTCGAGTACAGCAATCAGGCAAATTAAAGATGGGGGAGCTAGGGTTATTGCGTTTGCTCCAGCCTTGATTTTGGCAAAACGCTTGCTTAAAATGGGTGTTGATGCACTGGTGATAGAAGGGGCAGAAGCAGGGGGACATATAGGTCCTGTTTCTTTGACTGTACTTGCTCAAGAAATTTTACCTGTTATCCGTGAAATACCTGTTTTTGTTGCAGGTGGACTGGGTCGTGGCGATGCCATTGTTTCATTTCTTGAATTGGGGGCCTCTGGCGCACAGTTGGGCACGATGTTTGCTGCAGCGGTAGAAAGTCAAGCCCACGAGAGGTTTAAAAAAGCGTTTATTCACGCTTCGGCACGGGATGCAGTCGCTTCAGTACAGTTGGATGATAGTTTTCCAGTTATTCCCGTGCGTGGTCTTTCCAATCCAGGGACAAAAGCGTTCATGAAGCATCAAGCCGCCGTAATTCAAAAATATCGTAATGGTGAATTAAGTAAAGAAGATGCCCAACTGGACATTGAACATTTTTGGGCGGGGGCTTTGCGTCGTGCGGTAAAGGAAGGTGATGTGGAATATGGCTCGGTTATGGCCGGTCAATCCGTGGGAATGGTAAAGGAAATTTTACCTGTTGCCGATATCTTTCATACACTTATGCAACAGGCAATTGAGGCTTTGGTAAGACGACAACAACGTATATCAGATATGTGA
- a CDS encoding helix-turn-helix domain-containing protein — translation MSNGPEQYANKQSIGEMLRSRREELHLSLEDISQRLRIRLVFLKALEDGQIDQLPGIAYAAGFLRSYAEFLGLNVDEVIKRFRFEHQGTEYKQKLLFPAPVPQSGVPAAVIIFAGLLIIAGGYVGWYKMTDHRKVPAETIPSIMDKNGKDQAQEKISPQIASVMPSQNVNNAKPDQNVSNAIYKLESQIAQSQKTNEPASKPANYSQGDKNNSLQENKLSSQNSSIDNQQKPQEPSSIQTSKASDSSGKVDQQYPDSVKNIESKDNETTEKVDNNIIIRTSGASWLKVQDQQGRILLQKTLQKGESWAVPSDHARVVMTIGNAGAVIIENNGKQSRPLGERGKVLRHFVITPELLEKIVTEPVDYNSDAMPAKNKKKMVNENGLNLNNDQEKTEGSDNR, via the coding sequence ATGAGTAATGGACCTGAACAATATGCGAATAAACAATCTATTGGCGAAATGCTTCGTTCAAGAAGAGAAGAATTGCACTTGAGTTTGGAGGATATTTCTCAGAGGCTGAGAATCCGGTTGGTTTTTTTAAAGGCTCTGGAGGATGGGCAGATCGATCAGTTGCCCGGTATAGCCTATGCAGCCGGTTTTTTGCGTTCTTATGCAGAGTTTCTGGGACTGAATGTTGACGAGGTAATCAAGCGCTTTCGTTTTGAGCATCAGGGAACAGAATATAAACAGAAATTACTGTTTCCTGCTCCTGTCCCTCAATCTGGCGTTCCTGCCGCTGTAATTATTTTTGCAGGTTTACTGATTATTGCCGGGGGATATGTTGGCTGGTACAAAATGACTGATCATCGAAAGGTTCCTGCCGAAACTATTCCATCCATTATGGATAAAAATGGTAAAGATCAGGCGCAGGAAAAAATTTCACCACAGATTGCATCTGTTATGCCTTCTCAAAATGTAAATAATGCAAAACCGGATCAAAATGTTTCCAATGCTATCTATAAACTTGAATCACAGATAGCCCAGTCTCAAAAAACAAATGAACCGGCTTCGAAACCGGCAAATTATTCGCAGGGTGATAAAAACAATTCTTTACAAGAAAATAAATTGTCTTCACAAAATTCATCTATAGACAACCAACAGAAACCACAGGAACCTTCTTCTATTCAAACCAGTAAAGCATCTGACTCATCAGGTAAAGTTGATCAACAATATCCTGATTCGGTAAAAAATATTGAAAGCAAAGATAATGAGACAACAGAAAAAGTTGATAACAATATCATTATCAGGACATCCGGAGCCAGTTGGTTAAAAGTTCAGGATCAACAGGGTCGTATTTTATTGCAAAAAACATTACAAAAAGGTGAAAGCTGGGCTGTTCCATCAGATCATGCAAGGGTTGTTATGACCATTGGTAATGCCGGGGCTGTCATTATTGAAAATAATGGGAAGCAGTCAAGGCCTTTGGGTGAAAGGGGAAAGGTTTTACGGCATTTTGTTATAACGCCTGAGTTATTGGAAAAGATTGTTACAGAACCTGTAGATTATAATTCGGATGCAATGCCTGCAAAAAATAAGAAGAAAATGGTCAATGAGAATGGCTTGAATTTAAATAATGATCAGGAAAAGACTGAAGGATCTGATAATCGTTAG
- the ispG gene encoding flavodoxin-dependent (E)-4-hydroxy-3-methylbut-2-enyl-diphosphate synthase, whose translation MSLRPYQQIIRRKSRQINVGSVPVGGDAPISVQTMTNTLTSDAQATVAQIKKAEKVGVDIVRVSCPDEDSTRALKEIVRNVEVPIVADIHFHYKRAIEAAQAGAACLRINPGNIGNADRVRDVIKAAKDYNCSIRIGVNAGSLEKHLLEKYGEPNPEALLESAMEHAKILEDNDFREFKISVKASDVFLAVEAYRLLSEACDYPLHIGITEAGGKRAGTVKSSIGLGSLLWAGIGDTMRVSLSAEPEEEVVVGWDILKTLGLRHRGVRVVSCPSCARQGFKVIPTVATLEERLAHIETPITLSVIGCVVNGPGEATMTDVGVTGGGSGRHMVYVGGKQDHTIPAEEMINHIVQLVEQKAAQIEAEKTAQKKEKN comes from the coding sequence ATGAGTTTACGCCCATATCAGCAAATTATTCGTCGCAAAAGTCGACAAATTAATGTGGGGTCTGTTCCTGTTGGCGGGGATGCACCGATTAGTGTTCAAACAATGACAAATACGCTGACCAGTGATGCACAGGCAACGGTTGCACAAATTAAAAAAGCTGAAAAGGTGGGGGTTGATATTGTTCGGGTTTCCTGTCCTGATGAGGATAGTACCAGGGCGCTGAAAGAGATTGTCCGTAATGTGGAAGTTCCAATTGTTGCGGATATTCATTTTCATTATAAGAGGGCGATTGAAGCTGCACAGGCAGGCGCTGCTTGTTTAAGGATTAATCCAGGAAATATTGGTAATGCGGATCGTGTTCGGGATGTAATTAAGGCGGCAAAAGATTATAACTGTTCAATTCGTATCGGGGTTAATGCGGGTTCTCTTGAAAAACATCTTTTGGAAAAATACGGAGAGCCTAATCCTGAGGCTTTATTGGAAAGTGCGATGGAGCACGCGAAAATCCTAGAAGATAATGATTTTCGCGAATTCAAAATTAGTGTTAAAGCTTCAGATGTTTTTTTGGCGGTTGAAGCTTATCGTTTATTATCTGAAGCTTGTGACTATCCATTGCATATCGGTATTACTGAAGCGGGCGGGAAAAGAGCGGGAACTGTAAAATCCTCCATTGGATTAGGTTCACTTTTATGGGCAGGTATTGGGGATACAATGCGCGTTTCCTTATCGGCTGAACCTGAAGAGGAAGTCGTTGTAGGCTGGGATATACTGAAAACGCTTGGTTTGCGTCATCGGGGGGTAAGGGTTGTTTCCTGTCCTTCCTGTGCGCGTCAAGGTTTTAAGGTCATTCCAACGGTTGCAACATTGGAAGAACGTTTGGCTCATATTGAAACGCCAATTACGCTTTCTGTCATTGGTTGCGTTGTTAATGGTCCAGGTGAAGCCACCATGACGGATGTGGGTGTTACCGGGGGTGGGTCAGGACGTCATATGGTCTATGTTGGTGGAAAGCAGGATCATACGATTCCGGCTGAAGAAATGATTAATCATATTGTGCAATTGGTTGAACAAAAAGCCGCACAGATTGAAGCGGAAAAAACTGCTCAAAAAAAAGAAAAGAATTAA
- the hisS gene encoding histidine--tRNA ligase, whose amino-acid sequence MSVVKPVRGTHDLIGDEAKNHQYVMQTAKNITSLYGFEEWITPVFEETGVFARSLGDTSDIVSKEMYTFQDRGGDSLTLRPEGTAGICRALVTNALTQTLPQKVFYAGPMFRYERPQKGRYRQFHQIGAELLGTTTPFADAEMIAMGQHILNALGISDNVVLELNTLGDLASRQAWREALIAYFKTVKSELSEDSQNRLEKNPLRILDSKAAQDRALLDHAPLMKDYMTPTALEFWDRLRKALDQFKIPFRENHYIVRGLDYYSHTVFEFVTTKLGSQGTVLAGGRYEGLVAEMGGPSVPAIGWAAGVERLALLLNSIPVQPKSVAIIVFSDAVHEMAFTVLQLLRTHKIAAEMTYKGNFRKQMEWANKRKASIALLIGEDEATKQVVQLKDLNSGEQVEVALHDLVSQLILKLAK is encoded by the coding sequence GTGAGTGTGGTTAAACCCGTTCGTGGAACCCATGATTTGATTGGTGACGAGGCAAAAAATCATCAATATGTCATGCAAACCGCAAAAAATATTACTTCATTATATGGGTTTGAAGAATGGATAACACCGGTTTTTGAAGAAACAGGTGTTTTTGCGCGCTCTTTAGGGGATACGTCGGATATTGTTTCCAAGGAAATGTATACATTCCAGGATCGTGGTGGGGATTCTCTCACCCTGCGTCCCGAAGGAACAGCTGGAATTTGCCGTGCCTTGGTTACAAATGCTTTGACCCAAACCCTTCCTCAAAAGGTTTTTTATGCCGGCCCAATGTTTCGTTATGAGCGTCCTCAAAAAGGCCGTTATCGGCAGTTTCATCAGATTGGTGCAGAATTGCTGGGTACGACAACCCCTTTTGCAGATGCGGAAATGATTGCAATGGGGCAGCATATTCTTAATGCCCTGGGTATTTCAGATAATGTTGTTCTTGAATTGAACACGCTGGGGGATCTGGCCAGCCGTCAAGCATGGCGAGAAGCTTTAATTGCCTATTTCAAAACCGTTAAATCTGAATTATCAGAAGATAGTCAAAATCGGTTGGAGAAAAATCCCTTGCGTATTTTGGACAGTAAGGCCGCACAGGATAGAGCGTTATTGGATCATGCTCCGTTAATGAAAGATTATATGACTCCAACAGCACTGGAATTCTGGGATAGATTACGAAAAGCACTGGATCAGTTTAAAATTCCATTTAGAGAAAATCATTATATTGTTCGTGGATTGGATTATTATAGTCATACGGTTTTTGAATTTGTAACGACAAAGCTTGGATCACAGGGTACCGTTCTGGCGGGCGGACGATATGAGGGGCTGGTTGCAGAAATGGGTGGACCTTCTGTTCCTGCTATTGGATGGGCAGCTGGGGTTGAAAGATTGGCTCTTTTATTGAATTCGATACCCGTCCAACCTAAATCTGTAGCAATCATTGTATTTTCTGATGCGGTTCATGAAATGGCATTTACGGTTTTACAGCTATTAAGAACGCATAAAATTGCTGCTGAAATGACCTATAAAGGGAATTTCCGTAAACAAATGGAGTGGGCTAATAAAAGGAAAGCGTCTATTGCATTGCTTATTGGTGAGGATGAGGCGACCAAACAAGTTGTTCAGTTGAAAGATTTGAATTCTGGTGAACAAGTCGAGGTTGCCTTGCATGATTTGGTTTCTCAGCTTATTTTGAAATTGGCGAAATAA
- the prfA gene encoding peptide chain release factor 1, with the protein MSSEEFSASFNDRLDKIIARSEELQHLLSTEISGDEFIEASREYAELNPLVALIESLRTAEKDYQAVQEMLDDPEMKDLAQVELQGLHEKLPEIRHKIRLAMLPKDKADERSAILELRPAAGGDEAGLFAAELFSAYQRYAESRGWRFEILEYGDTGLGGLKEGIASITGTGVFARLKYESGVHRVQRVPATESQGRVHTSTVTVAVLPEAEEVDVTIDESDLRIDVYRASGAGGQHVNKTESAVRITHIPTGVVVAMQEEKSQHKNKAKAMKILRARLYEQQRLAAHENRAADRRSQVGTGDRSERIRTYNFPQGRVTDHRVNLTLHKIDRVMLGEFDEIIDYLIQEEQSRLLASEENT; encoded by the coding sequence ATGTCTTCTGAAGAATTTTCTGCAAGTTTTAATGATCGTCTGGATAAAATCATAGCTCGGTCAGAAGAATTACAACACTTGTTATCCACTGAGATATCCGGGGATGAATTTATTGAGGCTTCACGTGAATATGCTGAATTGAATCCGCTTGTAGCCTTGATTGAATCTTTAAGGACGGCAGAAAAGGATTATCAGGCTGTTCAGGAAATGCTTGATGATCCTGAAATGAAAGATTTGGCGCAGGTCGAGTTACAGGGGTTGCATGAAAAACTTCCGGAAATAAGACATAAGATTCGTTTGGCAATGTTACCAAAGGACAAGGCTGATGAACGAAGTGCAATTTTAGAGCTACGTCCAGCGGCTGGGGGTGATGAGGCGGGTCTGTTTGCGGCAGAACTTTTCTCCGCTTATCAACGTTACGCGGAATCTCGAGGCTGGCGCTTTGAAATTCTGGAATATGGTGATACTGGATTGGGCGGTCTTAAAGAAGGGATTGCTTCAATCACGGGAACGGGAGTTTTTGCACGTTTGAAATATGAATCGGGTGTTCATCGCGTGCAACGTGTTCCAGCTACCGAAAGTCAGGGGCGTGTTCATACTTCAACAGTAACCGTTGCAGTATTGCCTGAGGCAGAGGAAGTGGATGTCACAATTGATGAAAGTGATCTGCGGATTGATGTCTATCGTGCTTCTGGGGCTGGTGGACAGCATGTTAACAAAACGGAAAGTGCGGTGCGGATCACTCATATTCCGACAGGTGTGGTCGTGGCGATGCAGGAGGAAAAAAGTCAGCACAAAAATAAGGCGAAAGCCATGAAGATCCTGCGTGCACGTTTATATGAACAACAGCGGTTGGCCGCTCATGAAAATCGTGCGGCAGACCGTCGTTCTCAGGTGGGGACAGGAGATCGTTCTGAACGTATTCGTACATATAACTTTCCACAAGGACGTGTTACCGATCATCGGGTAAATTTGACGTTGCATAAGATTGATCGTGTTATGTTGGGGGAATTTGATGAGATTATCGATTATTTAATCCAGGAAGAACAATCCCGACTGTTGGCTTCTGAAGAGAATACCTAG
- the prmC gene encoding peptide chain release factor N(5)-glutamine methyltransferase — protein MDNSVQISLASLIQEGEMLFQKAGIEAPRREVMLLIAAALKKSRTELFLMDKTELIDPVLIRSYFYRRSQHEPFAYIVREKGFWSLNLEVSEATLIPRADSETLIEVLLKLFPKRQTRYNFLDLGTGTGCLLLAALSEYTKSFGIGVDYKEQAVRLARKNAEKCKLADRSIFYTGYWGNALKGEFDIILSNPPYIREHELLNLMPEVKNYEPMSALDGGRDGLDAYRLICYQAADLLTEQGVLILELGIEQEEHVTEIGRDIGLYVVQKQQDLNGYTRALVFSNIKL, from the coding sequence ATGGATAATAGTGTACAAATATCGTTGGCTTCATTAATTCAGGAAGGCGAGATGCTTTTTCAAAAGGCAGGAATTGAAGCACCGCGACGAGAGGTAATGTTATTAATAGCTGCGGCGTTAAAAAAAAGCAGAACCGAATTATTCTTGATGGATAAAACAGAATTGATCGATCCTGTCCTAATTCGTTCATATTTTTATAGACGAAGTCAGCATGAACCTTTCGCTTATATTGTGAGGGAAAAAGGATTCTGGTCGTTAAATTTGGAAGTGTCAGAAGCCACTTTAATTCCTCGCGCTGATAGCGAGACTTTGATCGAGGTTTTGTTGAAATTGTTTCCGAAACGCCAAACTCGTTATAATTTTCTGGATCTGGGAACTGGCACAGGTTGCCTGTTGCTTGCCGCTTTGTCTGAATACACGAAAAGTTTTGGAATTGGGGTCGATTATAAAGAACAGGCTGTTAGATTGGCAAGGAAAAATGCGGAAAAATGCAAATTGGCGGACCGATCTATATTTTATACAGGTTATTGGGGTAATGCCTTAAAGGGAGAATTTGATATTATTTTATCCAATCCACCTTACATTCGTGAACATGAATTATTAAATTTAATGCCAGAGGTCAAAAACTATGAACCCATGTCAGCTTTGGATGGGGGAAGGGACGGCCTTGATGCATATCGTTTAATCTGTTATCAAGCCGCGGATTTATTAACGGAACAGGGAGTTTTGATTTTAGAACTAGGAATTGAACAGGAAGAGCATGTTACAGAGATTGGAAGGGATATAGGGCTGTATGTTGTGCAAAAACAACAGGATTTAAATGGTTATACAAGAGCCCTTGTTTTTTCTAATATAAAATTGTAA
- a CDS encoding DUF4167 domain-containing protein — translation MNTKRMRGRYYRSGNNGGARHQNGQVSFNRNHVFESNGPNGRIRGTAQQLHEKYLQQGRDAISSGDRVNAESFFQYAEHYSRIVNMINQSNQQRHRPNNFQETANNTEPVKMIEDEPETTEAVEIKIDETANETPVVQEIEAEQPAPVRVPRRGRPPRALSAGKKKLSEENS, via the coding sequence ATGAATACAAAACGTATGCGAGGTCGTTATTACCGGTCAGGCAATAACGGGGGGGCACGGCATCAAAACGGACAGGTTTCTTTTAATCGAAATCATGTGTTTGAAAGTAACGGTCCTAATGGACGTATTCGTGGAACTGCTCAACAATTACATGAAAAATATCTTCAACAGGGACGGGATGCCATAAGTTCAGGGGATCGGGTCAATGCTGAAAGTTTTTTTCAGTATGCAGAACATTATTCTCGTATTGTTAATATGATTAACCAGTCTAATCAACAAAGACATCGTCCCAATAATTTTCAGGAAACGGCAAATAATACAGAGCCTGTAAAAATGATAGAGGATGAACCGGAAACAACCGAGGCTGTCGAAATTAAGATTGATGAAACTGCAAATGAAACTCCTGTTGTTCAGGAGATAGAGGCTGAACAGCCCGCACCGGTTCGTGTGCCCCGTAGAGGAAGGCCTCCTAGAGCGCTGTCAGCAGGAAAAAAAAAGCTTTCGGAAGAAAATAGTTAA